In the Pseudanabaena sp. PCC 7367 genome, one interval contains:
- a CDS encoding glycosyltransferase family 2 protein: MTTNSPIESKPLNIVAIILTFNSQEAIAQVIESCQGLVSRVFVVDSFSTDNTIEIVESLGCELVQHKFANYSQQRNWAQANANLEPDDWVLHLDSDEMLSPELAKAIVQVKATYHATNQDVEGYLMQRLSYFLGQPIKYGHINPSWHLRLYRADRGFCEERLYDQHFVVPGKTQKLEGLLLDLQLTTIERWTAAHNRWSSAEAIEQIKQWQGQVEQDGDRVLSGKLLSTDWRMQKRWVKNNVWKRVPLFWRSFIFFFYSYFLRLGFLDGKAGLVYHVLQAFWFKFLIDAKILEIQLNQQEQAGDQQVGDRPVKSV; this comes from the coding sequence ATGACAACTAACTCCCCCATTGAGAGCAAACCGCTTAACATTGTTGCCATTATCCTTACATTCAACTCCCAGGAGGCGATCGCCCAGGTAATTGAATCATGCCAGGGATTAGTTTCCCGTGTTTTTGTGGTTGATTCATTTAGCACCGACAACACGATCGAGATTGTTGAATCCCTTGGCTGTGAACTGGTTCAACATAAATTTGCAAACTATTCCCAGCAACGCAACTGGGCTCAGGCCAATGCGAACCTGGAGCCGGATGATTGGGTGTTGCACCTTGATAGTGATGAGATGCTCTCGCCGGAATTGGCCAAGGCGATCGTTCAGGTTAAAGCCACTTACCATGCCACCAATCAGGATGTGGAAGGATATTTGATGCAGCGGCTTTCCTATTTTTTGGGACAGCCGATCAAATATGGCCACATTAACCCTAGCTGGCATTTGCGCCTGTATCGAGCCGATCGGGGTTTTTGTGAGGAGCGACTCTATGATCAACATTTTGTGGTGCCCGGTAAAACTCAAAAACTGGAGGGTTTACTGCTGGATTTGCAGCTAACCACAATCGAGCGGTGGACGGCAGCCCACAATCGCTGGTCGAGTGCGGAGGCGATCGAGCAAATTAAGCAATGGCAAGGCCAGGTTGAGCAAGATGGCGATCGGGTCTTGTCGGGTAAGCTGCTCAGCACCGATTGGCGGATGCAAAAGCGCTGGGTGAAGAACAATGTCTGGAAGCGGGTGCCGTTATTCTGGCGCAGTTTTATTTTCTTTTTCTATAGCTATTTTCTGCGCCTGGGTTTCCTCGATGGCAAGGCTGGCCTGGTTTACCATGTGCTGCAAGCTTTTTGGTTCAAGTTTTTGATTGATGCCAAAATCCTAGAAATTCAGCTCAATCAACAAGAGCAAGCAGGGGATCAGCAAGTTGGCGATCGCCCTGTGAAATCAGTCTGA
- a CDS encoding ABC transporter ATP-binding protein, protein MVQPTPAQSDLASGSAKDTSAIPPDATIDVELRKVFKIFGSFTAVQGVDLQVRKGEFFSILGPSGCGKTTLLRLIAGFEEPSAGEILIEGQPMTYVPAHRRSVNTVFQNYALFGHMSIWENVAFGLRVRGVDRATIQAKVNQALALVQLDQMGDRRPHQLSGGQQQRIALARALINQPTVILLDEPLSALDVKLRKQMQVELSNLQANLGTTFIMVTHDQEEALSISSRIAVVNKGQIEQVGTPSQIYNQPRTEFVAEFIGDTNLFQCEVESEDDQNLILASAEGLKIIAAKPVDWWGDRSAAEQVVVSVRPEKVRLSTEPLETSTQYPNCYTGTLNNMLYFGDRSQYFIDLDLGKDKSPKQITVTRSPQQGIGAPEFNIQTGNWKISNLGNNLGNDHNGADFASADFDSQVYAYWSSADCLVMRRSN, encoded by the coding sequence ATGGTTCAACCAACCCCTGCTCAATCTGATTTAGCTTCTGGCTCGGCAAAAGATACCTCAGCGATCCCACCGGATGCCACGATCGATGTGGAATTGCGCAAGGTATTTAAAATTTTTGGCTCGTTTACGGCCGTGCAAGGGGTGGACTTGCAAGTGCGCAAAGGCGAGTTTTTTAGTATTTTGGGGCCTTCTGGCTGTGGTAAAACCACCCTGTTGCGGTTGATCGCTGGGTTTGAAGAGCCCTCCGCTGGCGAAATTTTAATTGAAGGTCAACCGATGACCTATGTGCCTGCCCATCGCCGATCGGTGAATACGGTGTTTCAAAACTATGCCCTGTTTGGCCATATGTCGATCTGGGAGAATGTGGCATTTGGGTTGCGGGTGCGCGGTGTCGATCGCGCCACGATCCAGGCCAAAGTTAACCAGGCGCTGGCGTTGGTGCAACTAGACCAAATGGGCGATCGCCGCCCCCATCAGTTATCCGGCGGTCAACAGCAACGGATTGCCCTGGCCAGAGCCTTGATTAATCAACCTACGGTAATTTTGCTCGATGAACCCCTGAGCGCGTTGGATGTGAAGCTGCGTAAGCAAATGCAGGTGGAACTGTCCAATTTGCAAGCCAATTTGGGCACTACTTTTATTATGGTCACCCACGATCAAGAAGAGGCGCTGAGCATTTCCAGTCGGATCGCCGTAGTCAACAAAGGTCAAATTGAGCAGGTGGGTACTCCCAGCCAGATTTATAATCAACCGCGCACTGAATTTGTGGCTGAATTTATTGGTGATACTAATTTATTTCAATGTGAGGTGGAGAGCGAAGACGATCAGAATTTAATCCTGGCCAGTGCCGAGGGCTTGAAAATAATTGCTGCCAAACCAGTAGATTGGTGGGGCGATCGCTCTGCTGCTGAACAAGTGGTAGTTAGTGTCAGGCCGGAAAAAGTTCGACTCAGCACGGAGCCACTCGAAACTTCAACGCAATATCCCAATTGCTATACCGGGACGCTGAATAATATGCTCTATTTTGGCGATCGCTCCCAATATTTCATTGATCTTGATCTGGGTAAAGACAAGTCGCCCAAACAAATCACCGTGACGCGATCGCCCCAGCAAGGGATCGGTGCCCCTGAATTCAATATCCAGACGGGCAATTGGAAGATCAGTAACTTGGGTAATAACTTGGGTAATGATCATAATGGTGCCGATTTTGCCAGTGCTGATTTTGATAGCCAAGTTTATGCCTATTGGTCATCCGCCGATTGTCTGGTGATGCGGCGATCGAATTAG
- the gmd gene encoding GDP-mannose 4,6-dehydratase, whose translation MSAQKKALLTGVTGQDGSYLSELLLEKGYEVHGIIRRTSTFNTDRINHIYQDPHLSDTKLFLHYGDLTDGTTLRKIIEQVEPDEIYNLGAQSHVRVSFDAPEFTVDTVGMGTLRLLEALRDFQQRTGQEVRYYQAGSSEMFGLVQAVPQTETTPFYPRSPYACAKVYAHWQTVNYRESYDLFACNGILFNHESPRRGETFVTRKITRAIARIVAGKQKKLYLGNLDAKRDWGYAKDYVEAMWLMLQQEKPDDYVVATGETHSVREFLEVGFEYVGLNWQDYVEIDPRYFRPAEVELLLGDPTKAKQQLGWEPKVTFRDLACIMVDADMQALGLPTANGNTSKDVATLREATIGSSWG comes from the coding sequence ATGAGCGCACAGAAAAAGGCATTGCTTACGGGTGTTACCGGACAAGATGGGTCATATCTTTCGGAGCTGCTGCTAGAAAAGGGCTACGAAGTACATGGCATCATCAGACGTACATCAACCTTTAATACCGATCGGATCAATCATATCTATCAAGATCCTCATCTAAGCGACACTAAGCTATTTTTGCACTATGGCGATCTCACCGACGGTACGACCCTGCGCAAGATCATTGAACAGGTGGAACCAGATGAGATCTACAACCTGGGCGCACAATCCCATGTGCGGGTGAGTTTTGATGCACCTGAGTTCACGGTGGATACGGTGGGTATGGGCACGTTGCGATTGCTCGAAGCCCTGCGCGATTTCCAGCAGCGCACTGGCCAGGAAGTGAGGTATTACCAGGCTGGCTCATCGGAAATGTTTGGCCTGGTGCAAGCAGTTCCGCAAACGGAAACCACACCTTTCTATCCCCGCAGCCCCTATGCCTGTGCTAAGGTCTATGCCCATTGGCAAACGGTTAACTACCGCGAGTCCTATGATCTGTTTGCCTGTAATGGGATTTTGTTCAACCATGAAAGTCCGCGCCGGGGTGAAACTTTTGTGACCCGCAAAATCACCAGGGCGATCGCCCGGATTGTGGCCGGCAAGCAAAAGAAACTTTATTTGGGTAATCTGGATGCCAAGCGCGATTGGGGCTATGCCAAGGACTATGTTGAGGCAATGTGGCTGATGTTGCAGCAGGAAAAGCCAGATGATTATGTGGTGGCCACCGGCGAAACCCATTCAGTGCGAGAGTTTTTGGAAGTCGGGTTTGAGTATGTTGGCCTCAACTGGCAGGATTATGTGGAAATCGATCCGCGCTATTTCCGCCCCGCTGAAGTAGAGCTGCTGTTGGGCGATCCCACCAAAGCCAAGCAACAACTGGGTTGGGAACCTAAGGTCACCTTCCGTGATCTGGCTTGCATTATGGTTGATGCAGATATGCAAGCGTTGGGTTTACCCACGGCCAATGGCAACACCAGTAAGGATGTGGCGACTCTGCGCGAGGCCACGATCGGTAGTAGTTGGGGTTAA
- a CDS encoding M1 family metallopeptidase, with protein sequence MGKAHLADKLDDQVLGTVGEAIGLDTDQAKKKKHKSFQLPGAKPHYNPDRPGQVEHIALDLELDIPNRSISGTCQIRLNPIRNGVSTLTLDAVGLQIKKVAIGKQAQTYDYDGEFLTVKLTEPTSAGKPITLAIDYAVIQPQRGIYFILPTEHEPNKPTQVWTQGEDEDSRFWFPCFDYPGQLSTSEIKVKVPENLFAISNGELVNTEANKANKAKGKTKTYHWHQKQVHPTYLMTLAVGDFLEIKDEWRGKQVTYYVDKSVSKEDALRTMGKTPQMLEFLSEKYGYEYAFPKYAQVCVADFIFGGMENTSTTLLTDRCIIDERAAIDDSRAESLVVHELAHQWFGDLVVIKHWSHAWIKEGAATYSEVMWTEKEYGADEAAYYRLGEARSYFAEDAERYRRPIVTHIYREAIELYDRHLYEKAGAVYHMLRTELGEELFWRAIHTFVQTNAHKTVETIDLLRAIEMATGKNCLALFDQYVFRGGHPEYKLSYSWDDQNKLAKVTVNQTQDELFDLKLPIAFGMIPETHKDKATKTTRSKGKKTKAASKAVSTEANPNLAVELKTFTVRIFEKEQSFYFPLDRKPGFISFDHQNNYLKTVSLEYNLAELKAGLNYNPDPLARIQAAEAIAKKGSLEAVNALEQALISDPFWGVRVEVAAALAKINLEQATAALAKGLADENAKVRRAVINALAKTKTPEVLDLIKPFLKKGDPSYRVEATAASCLGTIAAALSPDTNNTKPDKIIKLLQITLKEKAGWNEVVRSGAIAGLAKLKDSDQALALVSQYTAPDVPQPLRLSAIRALGAMGKSQTKPKTTQILNRLQIIAKESFFLTQVAVVGALAQIDSPAAIRVLREIADQSPDARVKRRAEEAIQKVQKAIGKDAGLKELRDELEQLKKDNQKLRSRLEAIEAKTNSKNSDTSVT encoded by the coding sequence ATGGGCAAGGCGCATTTGGCAGATAAATTAGATGATCAAGTTTTGGGCACGGTCGGTGAAGCGATCGGCCTAGATACCGATCAAGCAAAAAAGAAAAAACATAAATCATTTCAACTGCCAGGGGCAAAGCCACATTACAACCCCGATCGCCCTGGCCAGGTGGAGCATATTGCCCTGGACTTGGAGCTAGACATCCCCAATCGATCGATCTCTGGCACTTGCCAAATTCGGCTCAATCCCATTCGCAATGGTGTAAGCACTCTTACTCTGGATGCGGTGGGTTTGCAGATCAAAAAAGTAGCGATCGGCAAGCAAGCCCAAACCTATGACTATGATGGTGAGTTTTTGACGGTTAAATTAACCGAACCAACCAGCGCCGGAAAGCCAATTACCCTGGCGATCGACTATGCCGTGATCCAGCCGCAACGGGGTATTTATTTTATTCTGCCCACCGAGCATGAACCCAACAAACCCACCCAGGTATGGACTCAGGGCGAAGATGAAGACTCGCGGTTCTGGTTTCCCTGCTTTGACTATCCTGGCCAGCTTTCCACCTCGGAAATCAAAGTCAAGGTGCCAGAAAACCTGTTTGCGATCTCCAATGGTGAGTTAGTCAATACAGAAGCTAACAAAGCTAATAAAGCCAAAGGCAAAACTAAAACCTATCACTGGCATCAAAAGCAAGTACATCCCACCTATTTAATGACCCTGGCGGTGGGTGATTTTCTGGAAATCAAGGACGAATGGCGCGGTAAGCAAGTCACTTACTATGTTGATAAGTCGGTGAGTAAAGAAGATGCCCTGCGCACGATGGGCAAAACGCCGCAAATGCTGGAGTTCCTCAGCGAAAAATATGGCTATGAATATGCCTTTCCCAAATATGCCCAGGTCTGTGTGGCGGATTTTATTTTTGGTGGCATGGAAAATACTTCCACCACGCTGCTAACCGATCGCTGCATAATTGATGAGCGCGCCGCGATCGATGATAGTCGTGCCGAAAGCCTGGTAGTTCATGAACTAGCCCATCAATGGTTTGGCGATCTGGTAGTAATTAAGCACTGGTCCCATGCCTGGATCAAAGAGGGAGCCGCCACCTATTCCGAGGTGATGTGGACAGAGAAAGAATATGGCGCGGATGAGGCCGCCTATTATCGCCTGGGTGAAGCCCGCAGCTACTTTGCCGAGGATGCGGAGCGCTATCGCCGCCCGATCGTCACCCATATTTACCGTGAAGCGATTGAATTATACGATCGCCATCTCTATGAAAAAGCCGGTGCGGTCTATCATATGCTGCGCACTGAATTGGGTGAAGAATTGTTCTGGCGCGCAATCCATACCTTTGTGCAAACCAATGCCCACAAGACCGTCGAGACAATAGATTTACTCCGGGCGATCGAAATGGCCACAGGCAAGAACTGTCTGGCTCTGTTTGATCAATATGTATTCCGGGGCGGTCATCCCGAATATAAGCTTAGCTATAGCTGGGATGATCAGAATAAACTGGCAAAAGTGACTGTGAACCAGACCCAGGATGAGTTGTTTGATCTAAAATTGCCGATCGCCTTTGGCATGATCCCCGAAACGCATAAGGATAAAGCAACTAAGACCACCAGATCAAAGGGCAAGAAAACTAAGGCTGCTAGCAAGGCCGTAAGCACAGAAGCAAATCCAAATCTAGCAGTCGAGCTAAAAACCTTTACAGTGCGGATATTTGAGAAGGAGCAATCGTTCTATTTCCCGCTCGATCGCAAGCCTGGTTTCATTAGCTTTGACCACCAGAATAACTATCTTAAAACCGTTAGCTTGGAATATAACCTGGCGGAACTCAAGGCCGGATTAAACTATAACCCCGATCCACTAGCCAGGATTCAGGCAGCGGAGGCGATCGCCAAAAAAGGCAGTTTGGAAGCGGTCAATGCCCTAGAGCAAGCCCTGATTAGCGATCCTTTCTGGGGGGTACGTGTGGAAGTGGCGGCAGCGCTGGCAAAAATCAATCTGGAACAGGCCACAGCAGCATTGGCAAAAGGTCTAGCCGATGAGAATGCCAAGGTACGGCGCGCCGTGATCAATGCCCTGGCTAAGACAAAAACCCCTGAAGTGCTGGATTTAATCAAGCCCTTCTTGAAAAAAGGTGATCCCAGCTATCGGGTTGAGGCAACGGCGGCCAGTTGCCTGGGGACGATCGCGGCAGCCCTATCCCCTGATACTAATAATACTAAGCCCGATAAAATTATTAAGCTGTTGCAAATCACCCTCAAGGAAAAAGCTGGCTGGAATGAAGTGGTACGATCGGGGGCGATCGCTGGCCTGGCCAAGCTTAAAGACTCCGATCAAGCGCTGGCCTTGGTGAGTCAATATACCGCCCCAGATGTACCGCAACCATTGCGATTGAGTGCAATTCGGGCCCTAGGGGCAATGGGCAAGTCCCAAACCAAGCCCAAAACCACCCAAATATTAAATCGGTTGCAAATAATCGCCAAGGAGTCATTTTTCTTGACCCAGGTGGCCGTAGTGGGGGCACTGGCGCAAATTGATAGCCCAGCCGCGATTCGGGTTCTGCGTGAGATTGCCGATCAATCGCCCGATGCTCGGGTTAAGCGTCGTGCCGAGGAAGCAATCCAGAAGGTACAAAAAGCGATCGGTAAGGATGCTGGCCTGAAGGAGTTACGCGATGAGTTGGAGCAGTTGAAAAAAGATAACCAGAAGCTACGCAGCAGACTGGAGGCGATCGAAGCTAAAACCAACAGCAAAAATAGTGATACATCGGTCACCTAA
- a CDS encoding GDP-L-fucose synthase family protein: MTTSLANKRILVTGGAGFLGKRVIANLIESGASKDLISVPRSRDLDLRTMANCQQAAKDQDIVIHLAAHVGGIGLNREKPAELFYDNLMMGAQLIHAAYEAGVEKFVCVGTICAYPNLTPVPFKEENIWDGYPEVTNAPYGIAKKALLVQLQSYRQQYGFKGVYLLPVNLYGPEDNFDPRSSHVIPALIRKVYEAQQRGDRQLPVWGDGTPTREFLYSDDAARGIVMGAAKYEEPEPINLGTGSEISIKDLVTLICELMEFEGEIVWQTDKPNGQPRRCLDTQKAKQAFGFTAQVDFKTGLRNTIDWYRQHADEL; the protein is encoded by the coding sequence ATGACTACATCTTTGGCTAATAAACGCATTCTGGTTACTGGTGGCGCTGGCTTTTTAGGTAAGCGAGTGATCGCTAATCTGATTGAATCTGGAGCCAGCAAGGACTTAATTTCAGTACCGCGATCGCGTGATCTAGATCTGCGCACGATGGCAAATTGCCAACAAGCTGCCAAAGATCAAGACATTGTGATTCATTTGGCTGCCCATGTGGGTGGAATTGGCTTGAACCGCGAAAAACCAGCGGAGCTTTTCTATGACAACCTGATGATGGGCGCGCAGTTAATTCATGCTGCCTATGAAGCAGGGGTGGAAAAGTTTGTCTGTGTCGGTACAATTTGCGCCTATCCAAATTTAACCCCGGTGCCATTTAAGGAAGAAAATATCTGGGATGGCTACCCAGAGGTTACCAATGCGCCCTATGGCATCGCTAAAAAGGCTTTGTTGGTGCAATTGCAATCCTATCGCCAGCAATATGGGTTTAAGGGTGTTTACCTGCTGCCGGTGAATTTATATGGCCCTGAGGACAATTTCGATCCGCGTAGCTCCCATGTGATCCCAGCCCTGATTCGCAAAGTTTATGAGGCTCAACAACGGGGCGATCGCCAATTGCCAGTTTGGGGTGATGGCACGCCAACCCGTGAGTTTTTGTATTCCGATGATGCGGCACGGGGGATTGTGATGGGTGCGGCCAAATATGAAGAACCGGAGCCAATTAACCTGGGCACTGGCTCTGAGATTTCAATCAAAGACCTGGTCACGCTGATTTGTGAGCTGATGGAATTTGAAGGCGAGATTGTCTGGCAAACCGACAAGCCCAATGGTCAACCCCGTCGCTGCCTCGATACCCAGAAGGCTAAGCAGGCATTTGGGTTTACCGCGCAAGTTGATTTTAAAACAGGCTTGCGCAATACGATCGATTGGTATCGCCAACATGCTGATGAGTTGTAG
- a CDS encoding polyamine ABC transporter substrate-binding protein, which produces MRSSRRRFLKNSIYAASAFATGTTVSSCGLFSAGPPNDPGTNNPNPNNPNVSPTSEPVNNSSDRTLYLYGWANYVTDPDLFREFTKETGIAVKGESFDSNEVMLARLQASGDSAQYGIIYPSDYMVTQMIDLDLLTELDKDKLSNLENLDQAFLDPSYDPGSAYSLPVSLGTTGLAYNSAAIIEEIGSEPEDWQFMWEHIDRLRLTLLNDPREVMGMALHTLNYSYNSDNGDELQAAFERLQDLKPAVSKFDTYAWAEPLMAGDYLISMAYSGDGLNAVRQNPDIKYILPASGTSIWTDAVVIPKTAPDPEAAYAWIDFIMQPEIAARMSEESSYGTANKAALPKIKEELKDIPAWLPSAEILAKSDRLVKLPDEVLQVYEGYWTRLTTGLG; this is translated from the coding sequence ATGAGATCCTCTAGACGTAGATTCCTGAAAAACTCGATCTATGCAGCTTCTGCCTTTGCAACAGGGACTACTGTTTCTTCCTGCGGTTTGTTTAGTGCAGGGCCACCTAACGATCCTGGGACGAATAATCCGAATCCTAATAATCCGAACGTTTCACCAACTAGTGAACCTGTTAATAATTCGAGCGATCGCACCCTCTATCTCTATGGCTGGGCTAATTATGTCACCGATCCAGATTTGTTTCGGGAATTTACCAAAGAAACTGGGATCGCTGTCAAGGGTGAATCGTTTGATTCCAATGAGGTAATGCTGGCGCGATTGCAAGCTTCTGGGGACAGTGCTCAATATGGGATTATTTATCCCAGTGACTATATGGTGACCCAGATGATCGATCTTGATCTGCTCACCGAGCTGGATAAAGACAAGTTAAGCAACCTTGAAAACCTGGATCAGGCATTCTTAGACCCTTCCTATGATCCAGGTAGCGCCTATAGCTTACCCGTGAGCTTAGGGACAACGGGCTTAGCCTACAACAGCGCTGCGATTATCGAAGAAATTGGCTCAGAGCCAGAAGACTGGCAGTTTATGTGGGAGCACATTGACAGACTGCGATTGACATTGCTGAATGATCCCCGTGAAGTGATGGGAATGGCGCTACACACGCTGAATTATTCCTATAACTCAGATAATGGAGATGAGCTGCAGGCTGCCTTTGAGCGATTGCAAGACCTCAAGCCAGCGGTTTCTAAGTTTGATACCTATGCCTGGGCAGAGCCATTGATGGCTGGTGATTATTTAATCAGCATGGCCTATTCCGGTGATGGCTTGAATGCGGTGCGCCAAAACCCTGATATTAAATATATCTTGCCTGCTAGCGGCACTTCGATCTGGACTGATGCGGTGGTAATCCCGAAAACTGCACCCGACCCAGAGGCTGCCTATGCCTGGATTGATTTTATTATGCAACCGGAGATCGCGGCGCGGATGAGCGAAGAGAGTAGCTATGGCACTGCTAATAAAGCGGCTCTGCCCAAGATCAAGGAAGAATTAAAGGATATCCCAGCCTGGTTGCCCAGTGCCGAAATTTTGGCCAAGAGCGATCGCCTGGTTAAATTGCCCGATGAAGTTCTGCAAGTTTATGAAGGATATTGGACTCGTCTTACTACTGGCCTGGGCTAG
- a CDS encoding GspE/PulE family protein — protein sequence MQSLVALKSVWRMLRDNELDSCEAALDLLVDKHGMLRIELLDAELNYRFFREFGDRSALPPVIPLLLWRSCFYLACPHELPEAWVKKIGDRTLTEVKAIEISQDSYKSWFRRQNIPDPTKIDSTPMVNPLTGETEQADICEITELYLSQAVNQTRRINALISVALQNRASDIHLEPTPKGLRVRYRIDGILRDIKVMALDISRKIIVALKVMCDMDIAESRRPQDGRIGREYTSDEINSSLDMRVSTLPCVGGEKAVIRLLPRENPFTDQLDCLGFSAKSLDSYRNWLGQPQGLIIMTGPTGSGKTSTLYTSLQLLATEHVNVVTVEDPVEYVLPNITQTQVNEPAGMTFAAGLRSILRQDPDIVMVGEVRDPETAETVVRAALTGHLVLSTMHTNDAASAIPRLKDLGPDPGLISDALLGIVAQRLVRKVCPHCAEPYEPTIRELKLLGLESSRVPLDNWQKGRGCDRCFRSGFLGREAVVEIIDVDDTMRELIYEGTLTQMKRYLSSIDFPSFRKAAITKLINGVTTTEEVLRVLPRSALVRKSSSAKAVKRAALIKAVNASS from the coding sequence ATGCAATCATTGGTAGCACTCAAATCAGTCTGGAGAATGTTGAGGGACAATGAACTGGACTCATGTGAGGCTGCCCTGGATCTTCTGGTTGATAAGCACGGCATGTTGCGGATTGAGTTGCTAGATGCAGAGCTAAACTATCGTTTTTTCCGTGAGTTTGGCGATCGCAGCGCACTGCCCCCGGTGATCCCGCTCCTGCTATGGCGCAGTTGTTTCTATCTGGCCTGTCCCCACGAGTTGCCCGAAGCATGGGTCAAAAAAATTGGCGATCGCACCCTCACTGAAGTTAAGGCGATCGAAATATCCCAAGACAGCTATAAAAGCTGGTTTCGCCGCCAGAATATCCCTGACCCAACCAAAATTGACTCCACGCCAATGGTCAATCCCCTCACGGGCGAGACCGAACAGGCCGACATTTGTGAAATCACCGAGCTATATCTATCGCAGGCAGTCAACCAAACCCGACGCATCAATGCTTTGATTTCGGTAGCGCTGCAAAACCGCGCCAGTGATATTCACTTGGAACCAACCCCAAAGGGATTGCGGGTGCGTTATCGGATTGATGGCATCCTGCGCGATATCAAGGTGATGGCGCTGGATATCAGCCGCAAAATCATCGTGGCGCTCAAAGTAATGTGCGACATGGATATTGCCGAAAGCCGCCGCCCCCAGGATGGTCGGATCGGCCGGGAATATACCTCCGATGAAATTAACAGCTCCCTCGATATGCGGGTAAGTACGTTGCCCTGCGTGGGGGGTGAAAAGGCGGTGATTAGATTATTGCCACGCGAAAACCCCTTCACCGATCAACTCGATTGTCTCGGCTTTTCTGCCAAATCCCTCGACAGCTATCGCAATTGGCTAGGACAACCCCAGGGTTTGATTATTATGACTGGGCCGACTGGGTCTGGCAAAACCAGTACGCTCTACACCAGTTTGCAATTGCTGGCCACTGAGCATGTAAATGTGGTGACGGTGGAAGATCCGGTGGAATATGTATTACCGAATATCACCCAAACTCAGGTGAATGAACCAGCCGGAATGACATTTGCAGCGGGTTTACGATCGATTCTGCGTCAAGACCCTGACATCGTGATGGTGGGGGAGGTGCGCGATCCAGAGACAGCGGAAACAGTAGTACGGGCAGCCCTAACTGGTCACCTGGTACTTTCAACCATGCACACAAATGATGCCGCTAGTGCGATCCCGCGCTTGAAAGATCTTGGCCCCGATCCTGGCCTGATCAGTGATGCCCTGCTGGGGATTGTGGCACAAAGGCTAGTGCGTAAGGTGTGTCCCCACTGCGCCGAGCCTTATGAGCCTACGATCAGAGAATTAAAATTACTGGGGCTAGAATCAAGTCGGGTTCCTCTGGACAACTGGCAAAAGGGTCGCGGTTGCGATCGTTGTTTTCGCAGTGGTTTCCTGGGGCGCGAGGCGGTGGTAGAAATCATTGATGTGGATGACACGATGCGGGAGCTGATCTATGAAGGGACACTCACCCAGATGAAGCGTTATCTGAGTAGCATTGATTTCCCCTCGTTCCGGAAAGCGGCGATCACCAAGCTGATCAATGGCGTAACCACCACCGAAGAAGTATTACGGGTGCTACCGCGTAGTGCTCTGGTGCGTAAGTCTAGTTCGGCGAAGGCGGTTAAACGAGCAGCTTTGATCAAGGCGGTTAACGCCAGTTCCTAA